The Fictibacillus arsenicus genome contains a region encoding:
- the cls gene encoding cardiolipin synthase, translated as MWIVLLLPILCILAWIDFYFGHKKQVSLELPPSTTRGEMQFLSTGYHFFDALFQDIKDAAKYIHIQFYILRDDELGQDLCSLLIQKAKEGVEVRLLLDLLGSHGVKQETIQSLKKAGIHFQYCNKPGFPYFLYRVNHRNHRKVAIIDGKIGYAGGYNVGNEYIGKDTKLGDWRDYHMRLHGSVVGALQQSFNHDWNVASGEDLNVSVATDQDDSSQKDFMLVHSNGSAVYRFFYEKIQRSKKSILIGSPYFIPGKKMNKALLRALKRGVKLTLILPMNPDHALVKEASYIYLKPLLEAGAEIYQFHEGFYHSKVLMFDEQICDIGTANFDFRSFFFNDEINCIFTDQNYIQEVKKVIESDLARSEKLTLTRLKETRTLKVRLKEAAGFIISPFL; from the coding sequence ATGTGGATCGTTCTTTTACTACCAATCCTATGCATTTTGGCATGGATTGATTTTTATTTTGGTCATAAGAAACAAGTCAGTCTGGAATTGCCTCCATCGACGACAAGAGGGGAAATGCAATTTTTATCAACCGGGTATCATTTTTTTGATGCACTTTTTCAAGATATAAAGGATGCAGCTAAATATATTCACATTCAGTTCTATATTCTGCGTGATGATGAGCTCGGCCAGGATCTATGTTCTCTTTTAATCCAAAAAGCAAAAGAAGGTGTTGAAGTTCGGCTGCTGCTCGATCTTCTTGGCAGCCATGGCGTTAAACAGGAAACGATCCAGTCATTAAAAAAAGCCGGAATTCATTTTCAGTACTGTAACAAACCTGGATTCCCTTATTTTTTGTATCGGGTTAACCACCGAAATCACCGCAAAGTAGCAATTATTGACGGGAAGATCGGATATGCTGGCGGTTATAATGTCGGAAATGAGTACATCGGGAAAGATACAAAGCTCGGTGATTGGCGTGATTACCACATGAGATTACACGGGTCGGTTGTCGGCGCGCTTCAGCAATCATTTAATCACGATTGGAATGTGGCGTCTGGCGAGGACTTAAATGTATCTGTAGCCACGGATCAGGACGATTCCTCCCAAAAAGATTTTATGCTCGTTCATTCTAACGGAAGTGCTGTGTACCGATTCTTTTACGAAAAGATTCAACGTTCGAAAAAAAGCATCTTAATTGGTTCACCTTACTTCATTCCGGGTAAAAAGATGAACAAGGCACTTCTCAGGGCTTTAAAGAGAGGTGTAAAACTCACATTAATCTTACCGATGAATCCCGATCATGCTCTTGTTAAAGAAGCATCTTACATCTATTTAAAACCGCTCTTAGAAGCCGGTGCAGAAATCTATCAATTTCACGAAGGGTTCTATCATTCAAAAGTGCTGATGTTTGATGAACAGATCTGCGATATCGGAACTGCAAACTTTGATTTCCGCAGCTTTTTCTTTAACGATGAAATCAACTGTATATTTACCGACCAAAATTATATTCAAGAAGTAAAAAAGGTGATTGAATCTGATCTGGCACGCTCTGAAAAACTGACGCTGACACGTCTTAAAGAAACCCGCACCCTAAAAGTCCGTCTAAAGGAAGCGGCCGGGTTTATTATTTCGCCATTCTTATAA
- the uvsE gene encoding UV DNA damage repair endonuclease UvsE — protein MLTSFGFVSTALNLYEASPAKTMTFATYQKRDKKEREAQLLAITKNNLERTLRVLHYCVAHELPLYRMSSSIVPLATHPDASWDFLKKTKQECKEIEKIVKKYNLRTSMHPNQFTLFTSPRPEVTVNAVKDMQYHYDLLKGMGIEDRSYINIHVGGAYGDKEAALERFYGNIKMLPSDVKSRMTLENDDKTFTTEETLEVCVTEGVPLMFDYHHYKANPGDTPLEELLPRFVQTWKNTGRPPKVHLSSPKDEKAYRSHHDFVSLDYVLPFFKMVSEFTGELDVMIEAKQKDRAALQLINELEKVRGFKRMSGGTILM, from the coding sequence ATGCTTACATCCTTTGGTTTTGTTTCGACAGCTCTCAACTTATATGAGGCCTCGCCAGCTAAAACGATGACATTTGCTACATATCAAAAAAGAGATAAAAAAGAACGGGAAGCACAGCTCCTCGCGATTACAAAAAACAATTTAGAGCGCACACTGCGTGTTCTCCATTATTGCGTGGCGCACGAATTGCCGCTATACCGGATGTCTTCTTCCATCGTTCCACTTGCTACACATCCTGATGCATCGTGGGATTTTTTAAAGAAGACAAAACAGGAATGTAAAGAGATCGAGAAAATCGTTAAGAAATATAATCTTAGAACAAGTATGCATCCAAATCAATTTACGCTTTTTACAAGCCCTCGTCCTGAAGTTACCGTAAATGCTGTGAAGGATATGCAATATCATTATGATCTTTTAAAAGGGATGGGAATTGAGGATCGGAGCTACATCAATATTCATGTTGGCGGCGCTTATGGAGATAAAGAGGCCGCATTAGAACGCTTTTATGGGAATATTAAAATGTTGCCATCAGACGTGAAAAGCCGCATGACGCTTGAGAACGACGATAAGACGTTCACGACTGAAGAAACTTTGGAAGTTTGTGTAACAGAAGGTGTTCCGCTCATGTTTGATTATCATCATTACAAAGCGAATCCTGGCGACACTCCTTTAGAAGAGCTGCTTCCCCGTTTTGTTCAGACTTGGAAAAATACAGGAAGACCGCCGAAAGTGCACCTATCTTCGCCTAAAGATGAGAAAGCATACAGGAGTCATCATGACTTTGTCAGTCTGGATTATGTACTGCCCTTCTTTAAGATGGTGTCAGAGTTCACCGGTGAGCTGGACGTTATGATTGAGGCCAAACAAAAAGACCGCGCTGCCCTTCAGCTCATAAACGAGCTTGAAAAGGTACGCGGTTTTAAAAGAATGAGCGGCGGAACGATTCTTATGTGA